In the Ferribacterium limneticum genome, TCCAGTACGGCTGCAATGCCGCCCTGAGCCCACCCGGATGCAGAGTCTTCAAGACTGCGCTTGCTGACAAGCGCCACGCGACAATGGGGGGCAAGTCTCAATGCGGCAGACTGGCCGGCAAGACCGCTACCGATGATCAGGACATCAAATTTCTGCACGGCTGTTCTCTATTAGTAATAGTTTTCAGCGGAATATAGCATGCAGAAAACCATTCATCTCGTTACAGACAGTCACAAATTAAGGATAACTACCTATCTTCATCGCGAAAATGGCTGCGCTATACTCCGCTAAATAAAATACTAATCATTATCCTCAGGGAAAACGAGAGCAATGAGTGAGCGCGAAATCGATCAGGTGTTGGTCGAACGGGCCCAAGGCGGAGATCAGCACGCCTTCGACCTGTTGGTGAGCAAATACCAGCGTAAGCTGGGGCGCTTGCTGTCACGCTTCATCCGTGACCCTGCGGAAGTCGAAGATGTCTCACAGGAGGCCTTTATCAAGGCTTACCGCGCCCTGCCATCCTTTCGTGGTGAGAGTGCTTTTTATACTTGGCTTTATCGTATTGGCATCAATACGGCTAAAAATTATCTGGTTTCCCAAGGGCGACGTGCGCCAACCAGTACCGAGTTTGACTCTGAAGAAGCGGAAACCTTTGAAGATGCTACTCAACTACGGGATATCAACACCCCGGAAAGCCTTCTTCTGTCGAAGCAGATTGGTGAAACGGTAAATGCAGCCATGGACTCCTTGCCTGAAGAGCTACGTACGGCGATCGTGCTGCGCGAACTGGAAGGCCTCTCCTATGATGAAATCGCCGGCATCATGAACTGTCCGATCGGAACGGTGCGATCCCGTATTTTTCGCGCCAGAGAAGCGGTGGCGGCAAAGTTGCGACCGTTACTGGATATCGCTCCCGATAAGCGTTGGTAAGCATGGATAATGAACAGACCACGATCCAGGCAGTAGTCCGTGCGCAAGAAGGAACGAATGCACTCGTCGAAGTTGAGCATGGCGGCTGTGGGCGATGTCACGAACAGGGTGGTTGTGGTGGTCAGCAACTGACCCAGATGTTTTGTGCAGGGCCAAAAACCTATCAGGTAGATAACAAGATTGGCGCTGTTATTGGCGATCGCGTCACGATCGCTATCGCTGCTGGCAGTGTTCGCCATACGGCTAATCTTGCATATGGAATTCCGTTGATTGCCTGCATCGGTGGCGCGGTTGTCGGTTCTTCGTTCGCCGGTGATGGTGGCGCCGTGTTCGGCGCTGTTAGCGCCTTGATTTTGGCTTTTTTGTACGTCCGCTCTCACGCCCAACGCAAGTCTGGAAATTTCGCCGAGCGCCCTCATATAATTTCCCGTTCCTGATCAAATCCGGAGGTTGTATTGTCCATGAAACGCTTTGTGGCTTTGTGTTCCCTTTGGTTTTTGTGTTCTTTGTCGTTTGCCCAGACGCGCGGCTTGCCTGATTTCTCCGATTTGGCTGAAAAGCAAGGGCTGGCGGTCGTCAATATCAGTACGACGCAGGTTGTCCGTGGGCAGGCGCAAATGATGCCGTTTCCGTTTGATGAAAACGATCCTGCCTTCGAGTTTTTCAAGCGCTTCATCCCACGCAACCCGGGTGGCGCCATGCCGCGAGACTTCGAAAACAAGTCGCTCGGCTCCGGGTTCATTGTCAGTGGCGATGGCTATATTCTGACCAACGCCCATGTCGTCGACGGGGCTGATGAGGTTACGGTTCGTCTGACTGACAAGCGTGAATTCAAAGCCAGGATCATCGGGGCGGATAAACGAACCGATGTTGCCTTGATAAAGATCGATGCGTCAGGTCTACCTGTGGTCAAGTTGGGTGACCCGGCCCAACTTAGAGTGGGTGAATGGGTGG is a window encoding:
- the rpoE gene encoding RNA polymerase sigma factor RpoE, which encodes MSEREIDQVLVERAQGGDQHAFDLLVSKYQRKLGRLLSRFIRDPAEVEDVSQEAFIKAYRALPSFRGESAFYTWLYRIGINTAKNYLVSQGRRAPTSTEFDSEEAETFEDATQLRDINTPESLLLSKQIGETVNAAMDSLPEELRTAIVLRELEGLSYDEIAGIMNCPIGTVRSRIFRAREAVAAKLRPLLDIAPDKRW
- a CDS encoding SoxR reducing system RseC family protein, yielding MDNEQTTIQAVVRAQEGTNALVEVEHGGCGRCHEQGGCGGQQLTQMFCAGPKTYQVDNKIGAVIGDRVTIAIAAGSVRHTANLAYGIPLIACIGGAVVGSSFAGDGGAVFGAVSALILAFLYVRSHAQRKSGNFAERPHIISRS